In Candidatus Nitronauta litoralis, one DNA window encodes the following:
- a CDS encoding protein kinase: MTQHNITSFDLPEGKSIAGKYRVVSMLGSGYEGEVYKVKEIHTGIERAAKLFFPQRNFKGKTSQRYAQKLHKLNQCSLLIQYHTQEEIILKKTKVIALISEYIEGVLLSDFLKNSRNKKLDPFKALHLLYSLTKGIEEIHLRNEYHGDLHTDNIIVNKFGLHFELKLLDLYHHGNSRSEFLKDDLLGLIKIFHEILGGKAAYRDHPQEIKNICSGLKRNLILKKFKTTSKLREHLEIMEWPL; this comes from the coding sequence ATGACCCAACACAATATCACTTCGTTTGATTTACCCGAGGGGAAATCCATCGCTGGAAAATACCGTGTGGTGTCCATGCTCGGTTCCGGTTATGAAGGGGAAGTTTATAAAGTTAAAGAAATTCATACGGGGATTGAAAGGGCCGCCAAGCTGTTTTTCCCCCAAAGGAACTTCAAGGGCAAAACATCCCAAAGATATGCACAGAAACTACACAAGCTAAATCAATGCTCTCTGTTGATTCAATACCATACCCAGGAAGAAATCATTTTAAAAAAAACCAAAGTAATTGCGTTGATATCAGAGTATATTGAGGGTGTTCTTTTGTCAGATTTTTTAAAAAATTCCCGAAATAAAAAGCTGGACCCCTTCAAAGCTCTCCACCTGTTATATTCGTTAACAAAAGGGATAGAAGAAATTCACTTAAGGAACGAGTATCATGGGGATCTCCACACAGATAACATTATCGTAAATAAATTCGGACTCCATTTTGAACTGAAGCTTCTGGATTTGTACCACCATGGAAATTCCCGCTCTGAATTTCTTAAGGATGATCTATTAGGTTTAATAAAAATTTTCCATGAAATTCTGGGCGGAAAAGCAGCATACCGTGATCACCCTCAGGAAATTAAAAATATCTGCTCCGGACTGAAAAGAAATTTGATTTTAAAAAAATTCAAAACGACCTCTAAACTTAGGGAACATCTTGAAATAATGGAATGGCCATTGTAA
- a CDS encoding M20/M25/M40 family metallo-hydrolase, with protein MKVAVIYNKQQDFEGVLNVFGMQNQEKYNPKTVEKVASALEKGGHNVRVIDGNINVIEQLQGFMPRVVQGEQPGMVFNMAYGLQGVSRYTHIPSLLEMIGVPYVGSSPAGHGVALDKVTTKVMVHAAGLPTAPYWVFFNEDQVPDDIPFPVITKPKMEAVSMGIQVIHDLPSLKTAVVDLVEQFKQPILVEKFIPGREFAVGLLGNQDPEIFPILEIDLEGNPDAIQSIDDKLKKPKGKICPANVDEKTAEEIRRLTRDTFRVLGIYDFCRVDFRMDAEGNLYILELNSMASLGGTGSYVHAAQVAGYTYETMVNRMLDVAVERYFGTQQRDQLSVEEPESKTQKDPLRIRLRSHLRGNLRTMEDDLEKMVDINSYVQNIEGVNSLGRWVSNKLGTLGFQRHVYSRAEYGNILYLTNHMEETNDILLICNLDNPVDYEDFNAFYEEKGRLHGTGVARGKGGLAVMLGALKALRYTRSLKRVRCGILLITDESLGERSSKPVIEEVSGKSNFVVGLNGAGLSGEIMTSCSGTMRFEIEINRVQNKQGLKASSEVSDPILFVSQKLTALRKLNSEEEGIFITITGLQTKGMEDQPAYHAALSFLARYRTVDQRKKLEERIRGIFETKSQSNIKVYVTKGPQRKPFVETERSLAFFEKVEKIAKTLEVRVKKAENAMVSCMENSAHGVPALDGFGPVTGGYGSNNEYVVRDSLIDRAVLLAYLIYRSSKNFGS; from the coding sequence ATGAAAGTAGCGGTCATCTACAATAAGCAGCAGGATTTTGAAGGTGTTCTCAATGTTTTTGGTATGCAAAACCAGGAAAAATACAATCCCAAAACCGTTGAAAAGGTCGCGTCGGCACTGGAAAAAGGAGGCCACAACGTCCGGGTGATTGATGGCAACATAAATGTCATTGAACAACTGCAAGGGTTCATGCCCCGGGTCGTCCAGGGGGAGCAACCGGGAATGGTATTCAATATGGCTTACGGCCTTCAGGGTGTCAGCCGGTACACTCATATCCCTTCACTACTTGAAATGATTGGTGTCCCGTATGTCGGGTCCAGTCCGGCTGGTCATGGTGTGGCTTTGGACAAAGTCACGACCAAAGTAATGGTCCATGCAGCGGGGCTTCCCACTGCACCTTACTGGGTCTTTTTTAATGAAGACCAGGTCCCTGATGACATCCCCTTCCCCGTAATCACGAAACCAAAAATGGAAGCGGTCTCCATGGGAATCCAGGTCATCCATGACCTGCCCTCACTGAAAACCGCAGTTGTGGATCTGGTCGAGCAATTCAAGCAGCCAATTTTAGTTGAAAAGTTTATTCCTGGAAGGGAATTTGCCGTCGGGTTATTGGGCAATCAGGATCCCGAAATATTTCCCATTCTGGAAATTGATCTGGAAGGGAATCCTGATGCGATTCAGAGCATTGATGACAAGCTTAAGAAACCCAAAGGGAAAATTTGTCCGGCCAACGTGGACGAAAAAACCGCCGAAGAAATTCGTCGCCTCACCAGAGATACATTCCGGGTATTGGGCATTTACGACTTTTGCCGGGTGGATTTCCGGATGGACGCAGAGGGCAATCTTTATATCCTGGAATTGAATTCGATGGCCAGCCTCGGTGGAACAGGTTCCTATGTGCATGCAGCGCAAGTTGCTGGCTACACCTATGAAACCATGGTCAATCGCATGCTCGATGTGGCGGTCGAACGTTATTTTGGCACCCAGCAAAGGGACCAGTTGTCGGTTGAAGAGCCTGAATCGAAAACCCAAAAAGACCCACTTCGAATTCGCCTGAGAAGTCATTTAAGAGGGAATCTCCGGACAATGGAAGATGACCTCGAAAAAATGGTGGACATCAACTCTTATGTTCAAAATATTGAAGGAGTGAATTCCCTTGGAAGATGGGTATCCAACAAGCTGGGAACCCTCGGATTCCAGCGCCATGTCTATTCACGGGCAGAGTATGGAAATATTTTATATCTGACCAATCACATGGAAGAAACAAACGACATCCTATTAATTTGCAATCTGGACAACCCGGTTGATTACGAAGACTTCAATGCATTCTATGAGGAAAAAGGACGGCTCCATGGAACAGGCGTGGCGCGTGGAAAAGGCGGGCTTGCTGTCATGCTTGGAGCTCTTAAAGCATTGCGATACACGCGCTCGCTGAAAAGGGTCAGATGCGGCATCCTGCTGATTACAGACGAATCTTTAGGAGAACGGTCCTCGAAGCCCGTAATTGAAGAAGTGTCTGGAAAATCCAATTTCGTTGTTGGGTTAAATGGGGCGGGCTTGAGTGGAGAAATCATGACCTCTTGTTCCGGTACTATGAGATTCGAGATTGAAATCAATCGGGTACAAAACAAGCAGGGATTAAAAGCTTCTTCTGAAGTCAGCGATCCTATTTTATTTGTCTCACAAAAATTGACCGCATTAAGAAAATTAAACTCAGAGGAAGAAGGTATCTTCATCACAATCACCGGACTACAAACCAAAGGAATGGAAGACCAGCCTGCGTACCACGCAGCGTTATCCTTTTTGGCGCGTTACCGGACAGTTGACCAACGGAAAAAGCTGGAAGAGCGAATCCGGGGTATTTTCGAGACCAAGTCACAGAGCAATATTAAAGTGTATGTGACCAAAGGCCCTCAACGAAAACCGTTTGTGGAAACGGAAAGGTCGCTGGCATTTTTTGAAAAAGTGGAAAAGATCGCTAAAACTCTCGAGGTCCGCGTCAAAAAAGCAGAAAACGCAATGGTTTCCTGCATGGAAAACTCTGCTCACGGTGTACCGGCCCTTGATGGGTTTGGCCCGGTAACCGGAGGGTATGGTTCAAATAATGAGTATGTTGTCCGGGACAGCCTGATCGACCGAGCCGTTTTACTTGCATATCTGATTTATCGATCCTCTAAAAATTTCGGCTCATGA